The nucleotide sequence CCGATTAGGAATTACGGGTGTTCCTGGCGTTGGAAAATCAACATTTATAGAAGCCTTAGGATCTAGTTTGATTGCGACAGGAAAAAAAGTGGCCGTACTCGCCATCGATCCATCCAGCAGTATTTCTCGCGGAAGCATTCTGGGCGATAAAACCCGGATGGAAGAATTGGTCAAAAGCGATCAAGCTTTTATTAGACCTAGTCCTGCGGGAACGACTTTGGGAGGCGTTGCACGAAAAACTCGTGAAGCGATTATACTTTGCGAGGCCGCTGGATTTGACTTTATCATTATTGAAACAGTTGGTGTAGGTCAAAGCGAAACGGCTGTACACAGCATGACCGACTTTTTTCTATTACTCAAACTCGCCGGCGCTGGTGACGATCTGCAAGGCATCAAAAAAGGCATCATGGAAATGGCAGACCTCATAGTCATCAACAAAGCCGATGGAGAAAACCGTACAGCAGCCAAACACGCCCAACGTGAATTCAAAAACGCCTTGCACCTGCTACATCCCAAAAACCATGGCTGGTCCACAAAAGTAATTACTGCCAGCGGTTTAAAGCAGGAAGGCATTACAGATGTTTTAGAGCAAATTGAGGCGTTTCAATCTCATAGCAACACTAACAACGGCATTGAGAAACGAAGAAACCAGCAGGAAATATACTGGCTACATCAAACTATTGAAGACCGATTAAAATCTGAATTTTACCATCAACCTGGAATGGATGAGCAATTGGCAGATCTCGAAGAGCAGATAATGTCTAAAAAAATGACCGCTTTTGAGGCAGCAGATCGTTTATTGGATAGAGGTTGATCCATATTTCGCTTTCGCGAAAGCGAACAACTTAAAGCAAATTATCCCAAGTAGAACTCCCATCACGGCACCCATCAAAATGTCGCCTAAATAGTGAAGGCCCAGATAGACTCGGCTATAGGCGACCAAGATTGCCCATATGATAGTAATGATACAGAGCACGCGTTGCGACTTCCAAAGTAAAAGACATACAAAGGTGGCCAGTCCTATGGCACTACTCGAGTGAGCGCTATAAAACCCATAAGTACCACCACTGCGACCTACTTTTGAAATGACACCTTCCAATGCTGGTTCCCTAAAAGGTCGCAGACGCTCAAAGCCATCTTTGAAAAGATTGGCAATCTGGTCGCTGGCTGCGATGAGTATCGCTATGGTTACAACGCTTATCAAGGTGTTTTTCCAGCCTAATTTGTTATAGAAAAAGAACAGCAACACCAAGTAAAAAGGAATGGAATAAAGCTTGTGGGTCACGATATTAAAGAACAGATCGACAGTATCATTACCCCAATCGTTTAAGGCAACGGTAGCTTCCCAATCTAGCTCCTTAAGATCATTCATTCTCGTAGAATTCCATCTGCTCATCATAGAAGCGGCTGGCCTCTTCAATGAGATTTTTGGTTTCGGCTTCTAGGTCTTCTTTATCAGCCTTTTGGATATCGTCTATGAATTCCAGTTCGTCATCAATAAGGTTGATGATAAATCTTGGGTATTCTGTATGGATCACAAAGATGTCGTCAGGATGGTCAGAATGGTCGCCCATTAAAAATCTAGGAAGTTGCATGATTATTGGTATTATAGTGCAAGCTACTAAATTATGAATTCAGAAATCAGAATTCAGAATGGTAACCCTTAAATTTGTCACCTATGCAAGAAAAGCTAACCGCAGATAATCTACAGAAAGCCTACAAGGGCAGGCCAGTTGTAAAAGGAGTTTCCCTTGAAGTAAATCAAGGTGAGATCGTAGGCTTGTTGGGACCTAACGGTGCTGGTAAGACCACAACGTTTTACATGATGGTAGGACTGGTGAAACCTACTGCTGGTAAGGTTTTCTTGAACCAGACTGATATTACCAAATATGCCATGTACAAACGTGCACAAAACGGTATAGGTTATCTAGCGCAAGAAGCTTCTGTATTTAGAAAGCTTTCTATTGAAGATAACATTTTGGGCGTTTTGCAATTGACAGATCTTTCCAAAAAAGAACAGCTGGAACGTCGCGATATGCTGCTGGAGGAATTTGGTTTGACTGATCGACGCAAACGTCGTGGTGATTTATTATCTGGTGGTGAACGTCGTCGTACGGAGATTGCGCGAGCCCTAGCGACCAATCCCAATTTTATCTTGCTGGACGAACCATTTGCAGGTGTCGATCCTGTTGCGGTAGAAGATATTCAGCGTATTGTGGCACAACTAACTAAGAAAAACATCGGTATCCTGATTACCGATCACAACGTACAAGAAACTCTTGCGATTACAGACCGCACGTACCTCATGTTTGAAGGTAAAATTTTAAAACAGGGAAATCCAGAAGAACTCGCCGAAGACGAAGTGGTACGTCGTGTATATCTAGGTCAAAACTTTGAGCTGAGGAAGAAAAAGATCTTTGATTAAGCCCTTTTTTTATCTAGAATCGTATTGTTCAACAGACTCATCGCGATGTAAAGTACGATGATGCAAGGAACCGCATAAAGTTGTAATGTGGCAATCAATACCAAACAGATCAGTAGAAATATCCATCGTATCTCGTTGCCCTTGAATCCAAAGTTTTTAAACTTAAGAGCAAATAAAGGCAATTCTGCATTGAGCAAATAGCAACTTAAAAGAATAATTCCAGTGAGTATATATGGATTACTCAGCAATCCATAAATCCAGTCTACATGCGTACTTTGAACGATAATAGCTAGCGAAATAATCAAAATAGCATTAGCTGGAGTCGGTACTCCTATAAAAGAATCTGTTTGTCTGGTGTCTAAATTAAAGCGCGCCAGTCTCAACGCACTGGCTGCTGTGATCAAGAAACCTATCAATGGGAGAAATGGATGGGCGATAGCATAATCGCCAGTTGCACTTTGAAAAGACAAAGAGTCCTCAAATAAATTGACACCTAGCGAAT is from Nonlabens sp. YIK11 and encodes:
- the meaB gene encoding methylmalonyl Co-A mutase-associated GTPase MeaB, producing MPNSSHINPNLRRHKKAVDIDSLFEQLRKGKISALSQVITLVESTAGEDIAFAKAILSKALPYSGKSFRLGITGVPGVGKSTFIEALGSSLIATGKKVAVLAIDPSSSISRGSILGDKTRMEELVKSDQAFIRPSPAGTTLGGVARKTREAIILCEAAGFDFIIIETVGVGQSETAVHSMTDFFLLLKLAGAGDDLQGIKKGIMEMADLIVINKADGENRTAAKHAQREFKNALHLLHPKNHGWSTKVITASGLKQEGITDVLEQIEAFQSHSNTNNGIEKRRNQQEIYWLHQTIEDRLKSEFYHQPGMDEQLADLEEQIMSKKMTAFEAADRLLDRG
- a CDS encoding phosphatase PAP2 family protein, producing MNDLKELDWEATVALNDWGNDTVDLFFNIVTHKLYSIPFYLVLLFFFYNKLGWKNTLISVVTIAILIAASDQIANLFKDGFERLRPFREPALEGVISKVGRSGGTYGFYSAHSSSAIGLATFVCLLLWKSQRVLCIITIIWAILVAYSRVYLGLHYLGDILMGAVMGVLLGIICFKLFAFAKAKYGSTSIQ
- the lptB gene encoding LPS export ABC transporter ATP-binding protein, producing MQEKLTADNLQKAYKGRPVVKGVSLEVNQGEIVGLLGPNGAGKTTTFYMMVGLVKPTAGKVFLNQTDITKYAMYKRAQNGIGYLAQEASVFRKLSIEDNILGVLQLTDLSKKEQLERRDMLLEEFGLTDRRKRRGDLLSGGERRRTEIARALATNPNFILLDEPFAGVDPVAVEDIQRIVAQLTKKNIGILITDHNVQETLAITDRTYLMFEGKILKQGNPEELAEDEVVRRVYLGQNFELRKKKIFD
- a CDS encoding CDP-alcohol phosphatidyltransferase family protein, which gives rise to MKQWIPNIITLLNLLCGCIAAVFALNDDLITAGILVAAGIFFDFFDGLAARMLKVSSELGGQLDSMADLVTSGLVPGIAMYQMLNDSLGVNLFEDSLSFQSATGDYAIAHPFLPLIGFLITAASALRLARFNLDTRQTDSFIGVPTPANAILIISLAIIVQSTHVDWIYGLLSNPYILTGIILLSCYLLNAELPLFALKFKNFGFKGNEIRWIFLLICLVLIATLQLYAVPCIIVLYIAMSLLNNTILDKKRA